In a single window of the Micromonospora inositola genome:
- a CDS encoding SRPBCC family protein, giving the protein MSGVTEHVDVSVPIRTAYDQWTQFEEFPHFMEGVQEVRQLSDTMTHWTVEIAGVKREFDAQITEQLPDERVAWKSTGGTQQAGVVTFHRLDEGTTRVTLQMDFEPHGVVEKAGDKLGVVDRRAKGDLARFKQFIERRGQETGAWRGKVDRPTP; this is encoded by the coding sequence ATGAGCGGCGTTACCGAGCACGTGGACGTCTCCGTCCCGATCCGGACCGCCTACGACCAGTGGACCCAGTTCGAGGAGTTCCCCCACTTCATGGAGGGCGTCCAGGAGGTGCGGCAGCTCTCCGACACGATGACCCACTGGACGGTGGAGATCGCCGGGGTGAAGCGGGAGTTCGACGCCCAGATCACCGAGCAGTTGCCGGACGAGCGGGTCGCCTGGAAGTCCACCGGCGGCACCCAGCAGGCCGGCGTGGTGACCTTCCACCGGCTCGACGAGGGCACCACCCGGGTCACCCTGCAGATGGACTTCGAGCCGCACGGCGTGGTCGAAAAGGCCGGCGACAAGCTGGGTGTGGTCGACCGCCGGGCCAAGGGCGACCTGGCGCGGTTCAAGCAGTTCATCGAGCGGCGCGGTCAGGAGACCGGCGCCTGGCGCGGCAAGGTCGACCGGCCGACGCCGTGA
- a CDS encoding MFS transporter, with translation MSHTAAPPRASLLLLAYLAFVSLGLPDGLIGVGWPSIRADLGVPTEAVGVVLTAGTVGYLTSSVLAGFTLARIGVGWLLAGSTLLAGLALSGYALTPALALMAGCALLLGLGSGAIDSGLNAYAAGAFGPRHMNWMHAFFGLGVAIGPLIMTGALSAGLAWRWGYGIVATAQLVLAAAFALTVRAWRERTTAGVGTTLPPDPIAPAVLPGPDARAVPPGADIGRPVRIGETLRLPAVWLGALAFAVYVAIEVAAGLWAFLLLTEGRGLAPAVAGVCVSGYWGSLFVGRVVQGVVAERLGSARVLRGSLLGMAAGAALIALPAPACVAVAGLLVVAFAAAPVFPLLTLTTAERVGRAHADRTIGLQIGAAGLGGALVPAGIGVLVGRTSVQTLGPALVVLAAALIALQAAASRRP, from the coding sequence GTGTCGCACACCGCCGCCCCGCCCCGGGCGTCCCTGCTCCTGCTGGCCTACCTCGCCTTCGTCAGCCTCGGCCTGCCCGACGGCCTGATCGGGGTGGGTTGGCCGTCGATCCGGGCCGACCTCGGCGTACCGACCGAGGCGGTCGGCGTGGTGCTCACCGCGGGGACCGTCGGCTACCTCACCTCCAGCGTGCTCGCCGGGTTCACCCTGGCCCGGATCGGCGTCGGCTGGCTGCTCGCCGGCAGCACCCTGCTGGCCGGCCTGGCCCTCTCCGGGTACGCGCTGACCCCCGCGCTGGCCCTGATGGCCGGGTGCGCGCTGCTGCTCGGGCTGGGCTCCGGAGCGATCGACTCGGGGCTCAACGCGTACGCCGCCGGGGCCTTCGGACCCCGGCACATGAACTGGATGCACGCGTTCTTCGGCCTCGGCGTCGCGATCGGCCCGCTGATCATGACCGGTGCGCTCAGCGCCGGCCTGGCCTGGCGCTGGGGGTACGGCATCGTCGCGACGGCCCAGCTCGTCCTGGCCGCGGCGTTCGCGCTCACCGTGCGCGCCTGGCGGGAGCGGACCACGGCCGGCGTCGGCACGACGCTGCCGCCCGACCCGATCGCCCCGGCGGTGCTCCCCGGCCCGGACGCCCGGGCGGTGCCGCCGGGCGCGGACATCGGCCGGCCGGTGCGGATCGGGGAGACGCTGCGGCTGCCGGCGGTCTGGCTCGGCGCGCTCGCCTTCGCGGTCTACGTGGCCATCGAGGTGGCCGCCGGGCTCTGGGCGTTCCTGCTGCTCACCGAGGGGCGGGGACTGGCCCCGGCGGTCGCCGGGGTCTGCGTCTCGGGCTACTGGGGGAGCCTGTTCGTCGGCCGGGTGGTGCAGGGGGTGGTCGCCGAGCGGCTGGGCAGCGCGCGGGTGCTGCGGGGGAGCCTGCTCGGCATGGCCGCCGGGGCGGCGCTGATCGCCCTCCCCGCGCCGGCCTGCGTGGCGGTGGCCGGGCTGCTGGTGGTCGCCTTCGCCGCGGCGCCGGTCTTCCCGCTGCTGACCCTCACCACCGCCGAGCGGGTCGGCCGGGCGCACGCCGACCGGACCATCGGCCTGCAGATCGGGGCGGCCGGCCTGGGCGGCGCACTGGTCCCAGCCGGGATCGGGGTGCTGGTCGGGCGTACGTCGGTGCAGACGCTCGGGCCGGCGCTGGTGGTGCTCGCGGCGGCCCTGATCGCCCTGCAGGCCGCCGCGTCCCGGCGGCCCTGA
- a CDS encoding mechanosensitive ion channel family protein, with amino-acid sequence MPKTLAAGQADIGAAVADMWRSVLLFIPRAIAFIVILVVGWLIARAVLKIVDAALERVGFDRWVERGGVKRALERTKYDASDILAKLAYYAVLLFTLQFAFGVWGPNAISDLIRGVVAWLPRAFVAIVIVVIAAAIANAVRDLITGALGGLSYGKIIADVTAIFILALGVIAALNQVGIATTVTTPVLIAVLATVAGILIVGVGGGLVKPMQNRWDRWLDRAAEESHAIREQRQAQGAGRSDYERQMADRSPAERTQAAARGQESMSGARGGQGASRSGNVSDETQQFRRPGG; translated from the coding sequence ATGCCGAAAACCCTCGCGGCCGGGCAGGCCGACATCGGTGCCGCCGTGGCCGACATGTGGAGGTCGGTGCTGCTCTTCATCCCGAGGGCCATCGCGTTCATCGTGATCCTCGTGGTGGGTTGGCTCATCGCCCGAGCCGTCCTCAAGATCGTGGACGCGGCACTTGAACGGGTGGGGTTCGACCGCTGGGTTGAACGGGGCGGCGTCAAACGCGCGCTCGAGAGAACCAAGTACGACGCGAGTGACATCCTGGCCAAACTGGCCTACTACGCCGTCCTGCTGTTCACCCTGCAGTTCGCCTTCGGGGTGTGGGGACCGAACGCGATCAGCGACCTGATCCGGGGCGTGGTGGCCTGGCTGCCGCGGGCCTTCGTGGCGATCGTCATCGTGGTCATCGCCGCCGCCATCGCCAACGCGGTGCGGGACCTGATCACCGGCGCGCTGGGCGGCCTCTCGTACGGCAAGATCATCGCCGACGTGACGGCGATCTTCATCCTGGCGCTCGGCGTGATCGCCGCGCTGAACCAGGTGGGCATCGCCACCACGGTGACCACGCCGGTCCTGATCGCGGTGCTCGCCACGGTGGCCGGCATCCTGATCGTCGGCGTCGGCGGTGGTCTGGTGAAGCCGATGCAGAACCGCTGGGACCGTTGGCTGGACCGGGCCGCGGAGGAGTCCCACGCGATCCGGGAGCAGCGCCAGGCGCAGGGTGCCGGGCGCAGTGACTACGAGCGGCAGATGGCCGACCGGAGCCCTGCGGAGCGGACCCAGGCGGCGGCCCGTGGCCAGGAGTCGATGTCCGGCGCCCGGGGCGGGCAGGGCGCGTCCCGGTCCGGGAACGTGAGCGACGAGACCCAGCAGTTCCGCCGTCCGGGCGGCTGA
- a CDS encoding phytoene desaturase family protein, which produces MTTTATASADAVVVGAGHNGLVAANLLADAGWDVLVLEATQAPGGAVRSAEVTAPGYLSDLYSSFYPLGYASPVLRGLDLDRYGLTWTHAPDVLAHLLPDGRAAVVNRDPDITAASLEAFAPGDGDRWRHAYADWREVAEPMLDAITTPFPPVRGGLALLRRLRVSGALRLARRLVVPVRKLGDELFDGDGGPALLAGCALHTDLSPEEAGSGVYGWLLAMLGQQVGWPVPVGGSQKITDALVARLVQRGGRIEYGAHVERVLTARGRAMGVCTVGGATWRARKAVLADVPAPALFLDLVGAAALPPRLVEDLAHFKWDGSTLKVDWALSAPVPWKNRAVATAGTVHLGADLDGLTSYSAALARGEVPRDPFLLVGQMSVADPSHSPPGTESLWSYTHLPFRRQWRAEEITGHVERMEEVLEEAAPGFRSLIVGRHVAGPADLEQGDPSLVGGALGGGTGAAYQQLFLRPIPGLGRADTPVDRLFLASSSAHPGGGVHGAPGANAARAALARDRALTGDLYAGMIGAAHRAVYG; this is translated from the coding sequence ATGACCACGACCGCCACGGCGAGCGCGGACGCCGTCGTCGTCGGCGCCGGCCACAACGGCCTGGTGGCCGCGAACCTGCTGGCCGACGCGGGCTGGGACGTCCTGGTGCTGGAGGCGACCCAGGCCCCCGGTGGCGCGGTCCGCTCCGCCGAGGTGACCGCCCCCGGCTACCTCAGCGACCTCTACAGCTCGTTCTACCCGCTCGGGTACGCCTCACCCGTGCTGCGTGGGCTGGACCTCGACCGGTACGGGCTGACCTGGACGCACGCTCCCGACGTGCTGGCCCACCTGCTGCCCGACGGACGGGCCGCGGTGGTCAACCGGGACCCCGACATCACCGCCGCCTCGCTGGAGGCGTTCGCCCCGGGGGACGGGGACCGCTGGCGGCACGCGTACGCCGACTGGCGCGAGGTGGCCGAGCCGATGCTCGACGCCATCACCACGCCGTTCCCGCCGGTGCGCGGCGGGCTCGCCCTGCTGCGCCGGCTGCGCGTCTCGGGCGCCCTGCGGCTGGCCCGCCGGCTGGTGGTGCCGGTCCGCAAGCTCGGCGACGAGCTCTTCGACGGCGACGGCGGCCCGGCGCTGCTGGCCGGCTGCGCCCTGCACACCGACCTGTCTCCCGAGGAGGCCGGCTCCGGGGTGTACGGCTGGCTGCTGGCCATGCTCGGCCAGCAGGTCGGCTGGCCGGTGCCGGTCGGCGGGTCCCAGAAGATCACCGACGCGCTGGTGGCCCGGCTGGTCCAGCGGGGGGGCCGGATCGAGTACGGCGCCCACGTCGAGCGGGTGCTGACCGCCCGGGGCCGGGCCATGGGGGTGTGCACCGTCGGCGGCGCCACCTGGCGGGCCCGGAAGGCGGTGCTGGCCGACGTCCCCGCGCCGGCGCTCTTCCTGGACCTGGTCGGCGCGGCGGCGCTGCCGCCCCGGCTGGTGGAGGACCTGGCCCATTTCAAGTGGGACGGCTCCACCCTCAAGGTGGACTGGGCGCTCTCCGCGCCGGTGCCGTGGAAGAACCGGGCCGTGGCCACTGCCGGCACCGTGCACCTCGGCGCCGACCTCGACGGCCTGACCAGCTACTCCGCCGCGCTGGCCCGGGGCGAGGTGCCCCGCGACCCGTTCCTGCTGGTCGGGCAGATGTCGGTGGCCGACCCCAGCCACTCCCCGCCGGGGACGGAGTCGCTCTGGTCGTACACCCACCTGCCGTTCCGTCGACAGTGGCGGGCCGAGGAGATCACCGGACACGTCGAGCGGATGGAGGAGGTGCTGGAGGAGGCCGCGCCCGGCTTCCGGTCGCTGATCGTGGGGCGGCACGTGGCCGGCCCGGCCGACCTGGAGCAGGGCGACCCGAGCCTGGTCGGCGGCGCGCTCGGCGGGGGCACCGGGGCCGCGTACCAGCAGCTCTTCCTCCGCCCGATTCCCGGCCTGGGACGGGCGGACACGCCGGTGGACCGGCTCTTCCTGGCGAGCTCGTCGGCCCACCCGGGCGGCGGCGTGCACGGCGCGCCCGGCGCGAACGCGGCCCGGGCGGCGCTGGCCCGCGACCGGGCGCTCACCGGTGACCTGTACGCCGGGATGATCGGCGCCGCGCATCGGGCGGTCTACGGCTGA
- a CDS encoding aldehyde dehydrogenase family protein, protein MYTVAQLIGGVWGAGGAGGELVVHDPADGSPVTTVPVATADEVGKAVEAARETATEWAATAPAERAAALHRAADAAAAAAEELAQATTAEMGKPLDDARGGVAAGVGTLRQYAELAPVRGGRTLHGGQSSIDFMAPEPRGVVAAITPWNDPVAVSCGLLGAALVTGNVVLYKPSERTPATGWLLAKALDSALPAGVLSLLTGGPEVGAALAGQEVDVVAHVGSTATGREIAAAGARTGAKVLLENGGSDALVVDGNVDPVWAADQAALGCFANAGQICVAVERIYVHRNVAEDFAEALAQRAEALTMGPGRDPGTQLGPLVDRRHRDHVHGQVTAAVAEGARVRTGGTVPDGPGAFYPATVVTDCRHDMALVREETFGPVAPVIVVDSFSEGLRCAADSPYGLAATVLTGSMSHAQRAARELPVGTVKINAVFGGAPGGAAQPRRGSGQGFGFGPELLDEFSTVKTVHIEAPGGGHW, encoded by the coding sequence ATGTACACGGTTGCGCAGCTCATCGGTGGAGTGTGGGGCGCGGGTGGCGCGGGAGGGGAGCTGGTCGTACACGATCCGGCCGACGGCTCCCCGGTGACCACCGTGCCGGTGGCGACGGCGGACGAGGTGGGCAAGGCGGTCGAGGCCGCCCGGGAGACGGCGACGGAGTGGGCGGCGACCGCCCCGGCGGAACGGGCGGCGGCGCTGCACCGGGCCGCGGACGCGGCGGCGGCCGCGGCGGAGGAGCTGGCGCAGGCGACGACGGCGGAGATGGGCAAGCCGCTGGACGACGCGCGCGGCGGGGTGGCGGCGGGGGTCGGCACCCTGCGACAGTACGCGGAGCTGGCGCCGGTGCGCGGCGGCCGGACGCTGCACGGCGGGCAGTCGTCAATCGACTTCATGGCCCCCGAGCCGCGCGGTGTGGTCGCCGCGATCACCCCCTGGAACGACCCGGTGGCGGTCTCCTGCGGGCTGCTCGGGGCGGCTCTGGTCACCGGCAACGTGGTGCTCTACAAGCCGAGCGAGCGCACCCCGGCCACGGGTTGGCTGCTGGCGAAGGCGCTGGACTCCGCGCTGCCGGCCGGGGTGCTGTCACTGCTGACCGGCGGCCCCGAGGTGGGCGCGGCGCTGGCCGGCCAGGAGGTGGACGTGGTCGCCCACGTCGGCTCCACCGCCACCGGCCGGGAGATCGCCGCCGCCGGGGCCCGCACCGGCGCAAAGGTGCTGCTGGAGAACGGCGGCAGCGATGCGCTCGTGGTGGACGGGAACGTCGACCCGGTCTGGGCGGCCGATCAGGCGGCGCTCGGCTGTTTCGCCAACGCGGGGCAGATCTGCGTGGCGGTGGAACGGATCTACGTGCACCGGAACGTGGCGGAGGACTTCGCCGAGGCCCTGGCGCAACGCGCCGAGGCGCTGACCATGGGCCCGGGCCGCGACCCCGGGACCCAGCTCGGCCCGCTGGTGGACCGGCGGCACCGGGACCACGTGCACGGGCAGGTCACCGCCGCGGTCGCGGAGGGGGCCCGGGTGCGTACCGGCGGGACGGTGCCGGACGGCCCAGGGGCGTTCTACCCGGCGACGGTGGTGACCGACTGCCGCCACGACATGGCGCTGGTCCGCGAGGAGACGTTCGGGCCGGTCGCCCCGGTGATCGTGGTCGACTCGTTCAGCGAGGGGCTGCGCTGCGCCGCCGACTCGCCGTACGGGCTGGCGGCCACGGTGCTCACCGGGTCGATGAGTCACGCCCAGCGGGCCGCACGGGAGCTGCCGGTCGGCACCGTCAAGATCAACGCGGTCTTCGGCGGCGCCCCGGGCGGCGCCGCGCAGCCGCGCCGGGGCAGCGGGCAGGGCTTCGGGTTCGGCCCGGAACTGCTCGACGAGTTCAGCACGGTGAAGACCGTGCACATCGAGGCGCCGGGCGGCGGCCACTGGTGA
- a CDS encoding YihY/virulence factor BrkB family protein has protein sequence MAATTEPAVSGRQRARFPRRMRQLSRATWRGVVVRSAKNFVKDNCADWAAALTYYGVLALFPSTIVVVALVGLVSDGEKTVDTVIGLARDLGAGSVVGNDSFVKVVRGVVEQQGSAKVLLSFGLLGALWSASGFIGAFTRASNAVYGVEEGRPFYRLRPLQIGLAGVSLVLLAIVATGLIVSGPVTDAVGDRLHAGGLARTVWSVTKWPVLALVMMTLLSLMFWIAPNVRQPRFRWLTPGGALALLAWVLASFGFGLYVANFGSYDVTYGSLGAVIAFLVWLYLSNCALLLGVQVNAELQRGRVLQAGGGDPGEPVLPPRAPADS, from the coding sequence ATGGCAGCGACGACGGAGCCGGCGGTCAGCGGCCGGCAGCGGGCCCGGTTCCCCCGCCGGATGCGGCAGCTGAGCCGGGCCACCTGGCGCGGGGTGGTGGTCCGCAGCGCGAAGAACTTCGTCAAGGACAACTGCGCGGACTGGGCGGCGGCGCTCACCTACTACGGCGTGCTGGCGCTGTTCCCCTCCACCATCGTCGTGGTCGCCCTGGTCGGGCTGGTCTCGGACGGGGAAAAGACCGTCGACACCGTCATCGGCCTGGCCCGCGACCTGGGCGCCGGTTCGGTGGTCGGCAACGACAGCTTCGTCAAGGTGGTACGCGGCGTGGTCGAGCAGCAGGGTTCGGCGAAGGTGCTGCTCAGCTTCGGTCTGCTAGGCGCGCTCTGGTCGGCCTCGGGCTTCATCGGCGCGTTCACCCGGGCCTCCAACGCCGTCTACGGCGTCGAGGAGGGCCGCCCGTTCTACCGGCTGCGTCCGTTGCAGATCGGCCTGGCCGGGGTGTCGCTGGTCCTGCTGGCGATCGTCGCCACCGGGCTGATCGTCAGCGGACCGGTCACCGACGCGGTGGGCGACCGGCTGCACGCCGGCGGGCTGGCCCGGACGGTGTGGAGCGTCACCAAGTGGCCGGTGCTGGCCCTGGTGATGATGACCCTGCTCTCCCTGATGTTCTGGATCGCGCCGAACGTCCGGCAGCCCCGGTTCCGCTGGCTCACCCCGGGCGGGGCGCTCGCCCTGCTCGCCTGGGTGCTCGCCTCGTTCGGTTTCGGCCTCTACGTCGCCAACTTCGGCTCGTACGACGTGACCTACGGCAGCCTCGGCGCCGTCATCGCCTTCCTGGTCTGGCTGTACCTGTCCAACTGCGCCCTGCTGCTCGGCGTACAGGTCAACGCGGAGCTGCAGCGTGGCCGGGTGTTGCAGGCGGGCGGCGGGGATCCGGGCGAGCCGGTGCTGCCGCCCCGGGCGCCCGCCGATTCGTGA
- a CDS encoding ChaB family protein, producing the protein MPGREVLPSTLRRSPEKAQRTWEKTHDSAVETYGEGQRAHRTAFAAVKHQYEKVGDHWESKGRKGPSDQQAAGGGPARRAPTAAGVDANAPKEHLMEVAKKLDVPGRSRMTKPELVKAIQKANDKQTREARARR; encoded by the coding sequence ATGCCCGGGCGCGAGGTACTGCCCAGCACGCTGCGGCGCTCCCCGGAGAAGGCCCAGCGGACGTGGGAGAAGACGCACGACTCGGCGGTGGAGACGTACGGCGAGGGGCAGCGGGCGCACCGCACCGCGTTCGCCGCGGTGAAGCACCAGTACGAGAAGGTGGGCGACCACTGGGAGTCGAAGGGGCGCAAGGGTCCCAGCGACCAGCAGGCCGCCGGGGGCGGCCCCGCGCGGCGCGCGCCCACGGCCGCTGGCGTTGACGCGAATGCGCCCAAGGAGCACCTGATGGAGGTGGCCAAGAAGCTGGACGTGCCGGGCCGGTCCCGGATGACCAAGCCGGAGCTGGTCAAGGCGATCCAGAAGGCGAACGACAAGCAGACCCGTGAGGCGCGCGCCCGCCGTTGA
- a CDS encoding DUF6401 family natural product biosynthesis protein: protein MRAPNNRVATPSAADSARSALIALTASVGTAGRAAAAARPGLLALVDQHAAAVRDSLDGDRRPLTVAALAGYAEGVRSAALDHGRQPSTEPIDWAAPDWLHTRLLAVCALARALDPRHLA, encoded by the coding sequence ATGCGTGCGCCGAACAACCGGGTCGCGACCCCCTCCGCCGCGGACTCCGCGCGGTCCGCCCTCATCGCGCTCACCGCCTCGGTCGGCACCGCCGGGCGGGCGGCGGCCGCCGCCCGCCCCGGGCTGCTCGCGCTGGTCGACCAGCACGCCGCCGCCGTCCGGGACAGCCTGGACGGCGACCGCCGGCCGCTCACGGTCGCCGCGCTCGCCGGGTACGCCGAGGGCGTCCGTTCCGCCGCCCTCGACCACGGCCGGCAGCCGTCCACCGAACCGATCGACTGGGCGGCGCCGGACTGGCTGCACACCCGCCTGCTGGCGGTCTGCGCCCTGGCCCGCGCGCTGGACCCGCGGCACCTGGCCTGA
- a CDS encoding HAD family hydrolase — MPTDNRCGVLLDVDGTLVDTTYLHTVSWWEALRQADHRVPMALIHRSIGMGSDKLLDHLLGPERDRENDGKLRDAHDSLYAEYWERLAPLPGAVDLLRACAARGLRVVLATSAAEHEVAALRAVLDADDVIDTITSSADADESKPAPDILVAALEQSVLRAERVVFVGDSVWDVAAAGKLKIPCIGLTCGGTSRAELAGAGAVAVYDDPAALLEGLGESAIADLI; from the coding sequence ATGCCTACCGACAACCGCTGCGGCGTCCTCCTCGACGTGGACGGCACCCTCGTCGACACCACCTACCTGCACACCGTGAGCTGGTGGGAGGCGCTGCGCCAAGCCGATCACCGGGTCCCCATGGCGTTGATCCACCGCTCGATCGGCATGGGCTCCGACAAGCTTCTCGACCACCTGCTCGGCCCGGAACGCGACCGGGAGAACGACGGCAAGCTGCGCGACGCGCACGACAGCCTGTACGCCGAGTACTGGGAGCGGCTGGCGCCGCTGCCCGGCGCGGTGGACCTGCTGCGGGCCTGCGCGGCGCGTGGGCTGCGGGTGGTGCTGGCCACCTCGGCGGCCGAGCACGAGGTGGCCGCGCTGCGCGCCGTTCTCGACGCCGACGACGTCATCGACACCATCACCTCCTCGGCCGACGCGGACGAGAGCAAGCCGGCACCGGACATCCTGGTGGCCGCGCTGGAGCAGTCGGTGCTGCGGGCGGAGCGCGTGGTCTTCGTCGGCGACTCGGTCTGGGACGTCGCCGCGGCCGGCAAGCTGAAGATCCCCTGCATCGGCCTGACCTGCGGCGGCACCAGCCGCGCCGAGCTGGCCGGCGCGGGCGCCGTGGCGGTCTACGACGACCCGGCCGCCCTGCTGGAGGGCCTCGGCGAGAGCGCCATCGCCGACCTGATCTGA
- a CDS encoding DUF2795 domain-containing protein, producing MERGNSKHSPRVDDNMVQEVAGLVQGPGAGGSRVEESRQPEPAGEDQPEPKTVTAGASRGGNPQGMSMDDVEARSRLGKFITMTALPGDRAALVANAQQNQAPADIVAALERLPEGTRYQTVSEVWAALGHKNETTRW from the coding sequence ATGGAACGTGGCAACAGCAAGCACTCGCCGAGGGTCGACGACAACATGGTTCAGGAGGTCGCCGGGCTCGTCCAGGGGCCGGGGGCCGGTGGCTCGCGCGTCGAGGAGTCCCGTCAGCCGGAGCCGGCGGGCGAGGACCAGCCGGAGCCGAAGACGGTGACGGCCGGCGCCAGCCGCGGCGGCAACCCGCAGGGGATGAGCATGGACGACGTCGAGGCGCGCAGCCGGCTCGGCAAGTTCATCACCATGACCGCGCTGCCCGGCGACCGGGCGGCGCTGGTCGCCAACGCCCAGCAGAACCAGGCGCCGGCCGACATCGTCGCCGCGCTGGAGCGGCTCCCCGAGGGCACCCGTTACCAGACGGTTTCCGAGGTGTGGGCCGCACTCGGGCACAAGAACGAGACGACGCGCTGGTGA
- a CDS encoding SpoIIE family protein phosphatase, protein MPGTVGRVPTPSAPVPGAPAGSGAGSSGAAAAVLAHPWGGTSLGAPAGWDPAVRAVVDLVLASPVPMALLYGDDLVMLYNDGYAELIGARHPEALGRPAAEVFADVWHEPGAGEVLERAYRRGESFLEREAVLPVDRELVGGEPAVFTRGNSPVRDSAGRIIGVLTVAAQTTQLTRQLQSLSDFAAALSGTLTLDDVARVTLRYAINSFDADRVSFAVDEGGNWRMVRRIRGELLDEADERLPPLWRRAPAESPGPVVVTARSGVPFYTSDGQPLREIAVDRHDQKIRALAALPLRSSVVRGALAVGYQTPHTWSAAERALLAASAELVGQAAERARRFETQHGTAQLLQRSMLPEQLPDLPRLRIAARYDPGVDGNAAGGDFYDAFVLPSGALGVVLGDVAGHDVQAAARMGQVRAALRALALSDPRPDAVLGGLDRLVSSLGVEGGTQELFVTVVFGVVEVDRERITLASAGHPAPLIRRCSPTDEPVAEYVDVPPGAPLGLGCQPRTATVPFRPGDTLLLFSDGVVERRWQDLTAGLDGLAAAVTAAGSGDPRALCAVATAAVPGATEDDVAVLAVEHAVKPSRSARMEVPAEPTAPSRVRHWMTAQLTEWRVPEAVVGAAVLCTSELTTNALLHAGTAARVEIDLSAERLLVSVADSGTRGTVTRAQTDTLSSRGRGLGLIEELSDAWGTDPTVRGSTVWFEILIAAG, encoded by the coding sequence ATGCCAGGCACGGTCGGGCGAGTCCCCACGCCATCAGCCCCCGTCCCGGGAGCACCTGCCGGCTCGGGCGCCGGCAGTTCCGGCGCCGCGGCCGCCGTGCTCGCCCATCCCTGGGGCGGCACGTCGCTCGGCGCGCCCGCGGGGTGGGACCCGGCGGTACGCGCCGTGGTCGATCTGGTCCTCGCCTCGCCCGTCCCGATGGCCCTGCTCTACGGCGACGACCTGGTGATGCTCTACAACGACGGGTACGCCGAGCTGATCGGCGCCCGGCACCCGGAGGCGCTCGGACGGCCGGCCGCGGAGGTCTTCGCGGACGTCTGGCACGAACCGGGCGCCGGGGAGGTGCTCGAACGCGCGTACCGGCGGGGTGAGTCCTTCCTCGAGCGGGAGGCGGTGCTGCCGGTCGACCGGGAGCTGGTCGGCGGTGAGCCGGCGGTGTTCACCCGGGGCAACTCTCCGGTACGGGACAGCGCCGGCCGGATCATCGGCGTGCTCACCGTCGCGGCGCAGACCACCCAGCTCACCCGGCAGTTGCAGAGCCTGAGCGACTTCGCCGCCGCCCTCTCCGGCACCCTCACCCTCGACGACGTCGCCCGCGTCACCCTCCGGTACGCCATCAACTCGTTCGACGCCGACCGGGTGTCCTTCGCCGTCGACGAGGGCGGCAACTGGCGGATGGTCCGGCGGATCCGCGGCGAACTGCTGGACGAGGCCGACGAGCGGCTTCCGCCGCTGTGGCGGCGCGCCCCGGCCGAGTCGCCCGGCCCGGTCGTGGTGACCGCCCGCAGCGGGGTGCCCTTCTACACCAGCGACGGCCAGCCGCTGCGGGAGATCGCGGTGGACCGGCACGACCAGAAGATCCGGGCGTTGGCCGCCCTGCCGCTGCGGTCCTCGGTGGTCCGGGGCGCGCTGGCGGTCGGCTACCAGACCCCGCACACCTGGTCCGCGGCGGAGCGGGCGCTGCTCGCCGCCTCGGCCGAGCTGGTCGGTCAGGCGGCCGAGCGGGCCCGCCGGTTCGAGACCCAGCACGGCACCGCCCAGCTGCTGCAACGCAGCATGCTCCCGGAGCAACTGCCCGACCTGCCCCGGCTGCGCATCGCCGCGCGGTACGACCCGGGGGTCGACGGCAACGCCGCCGGCGGCGACTTCTATGACGCCTTCGTGCTGCCCAGCGGCGCGCTGGGCGTGGTCCTCGGTGACGTGGCCGGGCACGACGTGCAGGCGGCCGCGCGGATGGGACAGGTGCGGGCGGCCCTGCGGGCGCTCGCCCTCAGCGATCCCCGCCCGGACGCGGTGCTCGGCGGGCTGGACCGGCTGGTGTCCAGCCTGGGCGTCGAGGGCGGGACGCAGGAGCTCTTCGTGACCGTGGTCTTCGGGGTCGTCGAGGTGGACCGGGAGCGAATCACGCTGGCCAGCGCCGGCCATCCCGCACCGCTGATCCGGCGTTGCTCGCCGACGGACGAACCCGTCGCCGAGTACGTCGACGTGCCGCCCGGCGCCCCGCTGGGTCTCGGCTGCCAGCCCCGTACGGCCACCGTGCCGTTCCGCCCCGGGGACACCCTGCTGCTGTTCAGCGACGGGGTGGTCGAGCGGCGCTGGCAGGACCTGACCGCCGGGCTGGACGGGCTGGCCGCCGCGGTGACCGCCGCCGGCAGCGGCGACCCCCGAGCGCTCTGCGCGGTGGCCACCGCCGCCGTCCCGGGGGCCACCGAGGACGACGTCGCGGTGCTGGCGGTGGAGCACGCGGTCAAGCCGAGCCGGTCGGCCAGGATGGAGGTCCCGGCCGAGCCGACCGCGCCGAGCCGGGTGCGGCACTGGATGACCGCCCAGCTCACCGAGTGGCGGGTGCCGGAGGCCGTGGTGGGCGCCGCGGTGCTCTGCACCAGCGAGCTGACCACCAACGCGTTGCTGCACGCCGGCACCGCCGCCCGGGTGGAGATCGACCTGAGCGCCGAACGGCTGCTGGTGTCGGTCGCCGACTCGGGCACCCGCGGCACGGTGACCCGGGCGCAGACCGACACGCTGAGCAGCCGGGGACGGGGTCTGGGCCTGATCGAGGAGCTCAGCGACGCCTGGGGCACCGACCCGACGGTGCGCGGCTCGACCGTCTGGTTCGAGATCCTCATCGCCGCCGGATGA